From a region of the Deinococcus metallilatus genome:
- a CDS encoding VWA domain-containing protein yields the protein MPVSFLPLLPLLAPVPLSASTLLGLSTPPLHIVVAADMTGSSKNPAYGYAKQAGLLAQSVLLNQVRSGDTVTLLRVCSGVQTVADFRFQSKNGARLGKADILRYTAALTQPCTGKGSAITAALAQAKTATARTAGVRDVVVLFTDGALLDDPRRASLGSTVQGLLNGPDTRTVFFAGLSPEKGAGGDSIRDTFVKALGKGADDPRVLMAGAYDLSNVYPTFAQAVQKARK from the coding sequence ATGCCCGTGTCCTTCCTCCCCCTCCTCCCGCTGCTGGCGCCCGTGCCGCTCAGCGCGTCCACCCTGCTGGGGCTGAGCACCCCGCCCCTCCACATCGTCGTCGCCGCCGACATGACCGGCAGCAGCAAGAATCCCGCCTACGGGTACGCGAAACAGGCCGGGCTGCTCGCGCAGAGCGTCCTGCTCAACCAGGTGCGCTCGGGCGACACCGTGACGCTGCTGCGCGTATGTAGCGGCGTGCAGACCGTCGCGGATTTCCGCTTCCAGTCCAAGAACGGGGCGCGGCTGGGCAAGGCCGACATCCTGCGTTACACCGCCGCGCTGACGCAGCCCTGCACCGGGAAGGGGAGCGCCATCACGGCGGCGCTCGCGCAGGCCAAAACGGCGACGGCGCGCACGGCGGGGGTCCGTGACGTGGTGGTGCTGTTCACCGACGGCGCGTTGCTGGACGACCCCAGACGCGCGTCCCTGGGGAGCACCGTGCAGGGATTGCTGAACGGCCCGGACACCCGCACCGTCTTCTTCGCCGGGTTGAGTCCCGAAAAGGGCGCGGGGGGCGACTCCATCCGCGACACCTTTGTGAAGGCTCTGGGGAAAGGCGCGGACGACCCGCGCGTGCTGATGGCGGGCGCCTACGACCTGAGCAACGTCTATCCGACCTTCGCGCAGGCCGTGCAGAAAGCGAGGAAATAG
- the rfbA gene encoding glucose-1-phosphate thymidylyltransferase RfbA, whose translation MSLPPRRGVVLAGGLGTRLYPATLAVSKQLLPVYDKPMIYYPLTTLMLGGLREILVISTPADVPRFQQLLGSGEQWGLRLTYAVQPEPRGIAQALLLAERFLEGRACTLILGDNLFYGYDLAGRLHTAHARREGATIFAYRVSEPGRYGVVGFGAAGQVTSLEEKPARPVSDYAVTGLYAYGPEVVDMARELRPSARGELEITDLNRCYLERGQLTVERLGRGFAWLDAGTHDSLLEAASFVQTLERRQGLKLACPEEVAWQQGWLDREGVLACARRLGPGPYAEYLRRIVQGADRDGQP comes from the coding sequence GTGAGTCTCCCGCCCCGCCGCGGCGTCGTCCTGGCCGGTGGCCTGGGGACCCGGCTCTACCCGGCGACGCTGGCCGTCTCCAAGCAGCTCCTACCGGTGTACGACAAGCCGATGATCTACTACCCGCTCACCACGCTGATGCTGGGGGGCCTGCGCGAGATTCTGGTCATCTCCACGCCCGCCGACGTGCCGCGCTTTCAGCAACTGCTGGGCAGCGGCGAGCAGTGGGGGCTGCGGCTCACGTACGCCGTGCAGCCCGAGCCGCGCGGCATCGCCCAGGCCCTGCTGCTTGCCGAACGCTTTCTGGAGGGCCGCGCCTGCACCCTGATCCTGGGCGATAACCTGTTCTACGGCTACGATCTGGCGGGCCGCCTGCATACCGCGCACGCCCGAAGGGAAGGGGCGACCATCTTCGCCTACCGGGTGAGCGAACCGGGGCGCTACGGGGTGGTGGGCTTCGGTGCGGCGGGCCAGGTCACCTCGCTGGAGGAAAAACCCGCGCGGCCCGTGTCGGACTACGCGGTCACCGGACTGTACGCTTATGGCCCGGAGGTGGTGGATATGGCGAGGGAACTGCGGCCCTCGGCGCGGGGTGAACTGGAGATTACCGACCTGAACCGCTGTTATCTGGAGCGCGGCCAGCTCACAGTCGAGCGCCTGGGCCGCGGCTTTGCCTGGCTGGACGCGGGCACCCACGACAGCCTGCTGGAGGCGGCCTCCTTTGTGCAGACGCTGGAGCGCCGCCAGGGCCTGAAACTCGCCTGCCCCGAGGAGGTCGCCTGGCAGCAGGGCTGGCTGGACCGCGAGGGCGTGCTGGCCTGCGCCCGGCGCCTGGGCCCGGGGCCCTACGCGGAGTACCTGCGCCGGATCGTGCAGGGCGCAGACAGGGACGGTCAGCCGTGA
- the rfbB gene encoding dTDP-glucose 4,6-dehydratase has protein sequence MAEAAGTGAGAVLLVTGGCGFIGSNFVRWWLENVPGTRVVVYDKLTYAGRRENLAELWDRPDLHLMVGDIADLARVRRTCLEERVTTLVNFAAESHVDQSIAAPLLFTDTNVRGTHALLEVARELGLRFHQVSTDEVYGDVPAGERRAEGDPLAPRSPYAASKAAADHLALAYHATYALAVTVTRGSNTVGPYQYPEKVLPLFATSVLRGEPLPLYGDGLQQRDYMHVRDHCAAIAAVLRSGQPGEVYNVGTGTELTNLDLACAVLDTLGGDRGLIRHVGDRPGHDRRYAVATGKVRALGWLCRFTPIQAVTEAARWYAENGWWWRPIREGDFREYYRRQYAERLTQPGKPEGEP, from the coding sequence ATGGCTGAAGCTGCGGGCACAGGCGCCGGAGCGGTGCTGCTGGTCACCGGGGGCTGCGGGTTCATCGGCAGCAATTTCGTGCGCTGGTGGCTGGAGAACGTCCCCGGAACGCGGGTGGTGGTCTACGACAAACTCACCTACGCGGGACGCCGCGAGAACCTGGCGGAGCTGTGGGACCGGCCCGACCTCCACCTCATGGTGGGGGACATCGCGGACCTTGCCCGGGTCCGGCGGACCTGCCTGGAGGAGCGCGTGACCACCCTCGTGAACTTCGCGGCGGAGTCGCACGTGGACCAGTCCATCGCGGCGCCGCTCCTCTTTACCGACACCAACGTGCGGGGCACCCACGCGCTGCTGGAGGTCGCCCGGGAACTGGGCCTGCGCTTTCATCAGGTTTCGACCGACGAGGTGTACGGCGACGTGCCCGCAGGCGAGCGCCGCGCCGAGGGGGACCCGCTGGCCCCGCGCAGCCCTTACGCGGCCAGCAAGGCTGCCGCCGACCACCTGGCGCTGGCCTACCACGCCACCTACGCGCTGGCGGTCACGGTCACGCGCGGCTCGAACACCGTGGGGCCTTATCAGTACCCGGAAAAGGTTCTGCCGCTGTTCGCCACCAGTGTCCTGCGGGGCGAGCCGCTCCCCCTTTACGGTGACGGCCTGCAACAGCGCGACTACATGCACGTTCGTGACCACTGCGCGGCCATCGCGGCGGTTCTGCGCTCCGGCCAGCCCGGCGAGGTCTACAACGTGGGCACCGGCACGGAACTGACCAACCTGGACCTCGCCTGCGCGGTGCTGGACACCCTGGGCGGGGACCGGGGGCTGATCCGGCATGTCGGGGACCGCCCCGGACATGACCGGCGGTATGCGGTGGCTACCGGCAAGGTGCGCGCTCTGGGCTGGCTGTGCCGGTTCACGCCGATCCAGGCGGTGACGGAAGCGGCCCGCTGGTACGCGGAGAACGGGTGGTGGTGGCGACCCATCCGCGAGGGCGACTTCCGTGAGTACTACCGGCGGCAGTACGCCGAGCGCCTCACCCAGCCCGGAAAGCCGGAGGGCGAACCGTGA
- a CDS encoding type III polyketide synthase, producing the protein MPVFVHAIAAVVPDTVYPQRVIRDVIRAQPELDRLGQRLTTAIFNASGIDQRHSVVRDFLGGPDDAPGLFYDPATGRMLTPGTGARNDFYTVHAAELFVRAARQVLAACPGLKAQDITHVVTVSCTGFFAPGPDYAVVRALGLAPHVQRFHVGFMGCYAAFPALKMARAFCEADPDAVVLVVCAELCTIHMHSADDPDTLIANSVFADGAAAALISARPPAAGTPALRMDHFETTLTPPGVGEADMAWTIGDQGYDMVLSTYVPDIIEAHIQGALLPLLAHEAALAGAPHREVEHWAIHPGGRSILDKVQGSLGLSDDQLRPSREVLRRYGNMSSATVLFILADLLRSADEGGAGDRGRVCAMAFGPGLTVESGLLTKFSGLD; encoded by the coding sequence ATGCCTGTCTTCGTCCATGCCATCGCGGCGGTCGTGCCGGATACCGTTTATCCCCAACGGGTCATCCGCGACGTGATCCGCGCGCAGCCCGAACTCGACCGGCTGGGCCAGCGGCTCACCACCGCCATCTTCAATGCGTCCGGCATCGATCAGCGGCATAGCGTGGTCAGGGACTTCCTGGGGGGACCGGACGACGCCCCCGGCCTGTTCTACGACCCGGCCACGGGCCGGATGCTCACGCCCGGCACCGGGGCACGCAACGACTTTTACACGGTTCACGCGGCGGAACTGTTCGTGAGGGCGGCCCGGCAGGTTCTCGCCGCCTGCCCCGGCCTGAAGGCCCAGGACATTACCCACGTCGTGACCGTGTCCTGCACGGGCTTCTTCGCCCCTGGCCCGGATTACGCCGTCGTGCGGGCGCTGGGGCTCGCCCCCCACGTGCAGCGGTTTCACGTCGGATTTATGGGCTGCTACGCCGCTTTCCCCGCGCTCAAGATGGCCAGGGCCTTTTGCGAGGCCGACCCGGACGCAGTGGTCCTGGTGGTCTGTGCCGAGCTGTGTACCATCCACATGCACTCGGCGGACGACCCGGATACCCTGATCGCCAACTCGGTCTTTGCCGACGGGGCCGCCGCCGCCCTGATCAGTGCCCGGCCACCCGCTGCCGGGACGCCCGCCCTGCGGATGGACCACTTCGAGACGACCCTCACCCCGCCGGGGGTGGGCGAGGCCGACATGGCCTGGACCATCGGTGACCAGGGCTACGACATGGTGCTGAGCACCTACGTCCCCGACATCATCGAGGCGCATATCCAGGGTGCGCTGCTGCCGCTGCTGGCCCACGAAGCCGCCCTGGCAGGGGCGCCGCACCGCGAGGTGGAGCACTGGGCCATCCACCCGGGCGGGCGCAGCATTCTCGACAAGGTGCAGGGGAGTCTGGGCCTGAGTGACGACCAGCTCCGGCCCTCGCGCGAGGTGCTGCGGCGCTACGGTAACATGAGCAGCGCGACGGTCCTCTTTATCCTGGCGGACCTGCTGCGCAGTGCTGACGAAGGAGGGGCGGGGGACCGGGGGCGCGTGTGCGCGATGGCCTTTGGTCCGGGTCTGACGGTCGAATCGGGCCTGCTGACGAAGTTCTCGGGGCTGGACTGA
- a CDS encoding transglycosylase domain-containing protein has protein sequence MKLWRRLTPWPRTPFVTHGRRPWTLRRAARAGLAGVGVATLGMLALGVAGASATGAFGRVWNLRAELQPIEVQDRRGEALGVIDHCRENAAVNAVPCRESLSVPLTGVSRAFLLAYVAKEDVRFFSHPGVDLGRLPRAVLSGAGGSTITMQLLKNNVLAGHFDYDTGRRGLGLVLTRKATEFVLAPLVTWRYGPREVLAMSVNSLPWLGIGQRKGIYDAARSVFGVDPADLTLAQSAFLVGLLPAPGRYLVTETTPPEEATARFRWMRTQQLLTLNILRSHGLIREDEYARAAAEPLQPRLWRVEYAGGGPDLRVVSAARNPDYRSEPEPVWAIQELVRRELRAAGLDPRRVGRVVLTLDGAAQAALVRRVTGNGATGQRPAGVAEGAAVVDVQGGGILALASSTGGDQSSQPGKQWAATARRPVASTVKPLLYATAFGEGLSQLSTFRDAPTNYAGQAIRNNSGTFLNRAVTVREANARSLNTVAVQVGTEREAALRRVLESVGYAEDTNNHSSPALGTYRSSPLGVAAAYASFANGGELCQPHLLAEAYDRSGRPLPLPRRACVPLWSGAVAYETFDMLTGAVNDPAGHVHFLRAPLSQRLLGTAVPLGAKSGTTDDVRDTWCAGVTPQYAMGVWIGDPQGVQSVPADLYRDQAACREIGLLRELPHTVTSLDVPGGITRVGGVAVPAPGANVQNPPPPSPNR, from the coding sequence TTGAAGCTCTGGCGGCGCCTGACGCCCTGGCCGCGTACCCCCTTCGTCACCCACGGGCGGCGGCCCTGGACGCTGCGGCGGGCGGCGCGGGCCGGACTGGCCGGGGTCGGCGTGGCGACGCTGGGGATGCTGGCGCTGGGGGTGGCCGGGGCCAGTGCCACCGGCGCTTTCGGGCGGGTCTGGAACCTGCGGGCGGAACTGCAACCCATCGAGGTGCAGGACCGCCGGGGCGAGGCGCTGGGCGTGATCGACCACTGCCGGGAAAACGCGGCGGTCAACGCGGTGCCGTGCCGCGAGTCGCTGAGCGTGCCGCTGACCGGCGTATCGCGGGCGTTCCTGCTCGCTTACGTGGCGAAGGAGGACGTGCGCTTCTTCTCGCATCCGGGCGTGGACCTGGGCCGCCTGCCCCGCGCGGTCCTGAGCGGCGCGGGCGGCAGCACCATCACGATGCAACTGCTCAAGAACAACGTGCTGGCGGGCCACTTCGACTATGACACCGGGCGCCGGGGCTTGGGGCTGGTGCTGACCCGCAAGGCGACGGAATTCGTGCTGGCGCCCCTCGTCACCTGGCGTTACGGCCCCCGCGAGGTGCTGGCGATGAGCGTGAACAGCCTGCCCTGGCTGGGCATCGGGCAGCGCAAGGGCATCTACGACGCGGCCCGCAGCGTCTTCGGCGTGGACCCGGCGGACCTGACGCTGGCGCAGTCGGCCTTTCTGGTGGGTCTGCTCCCCGCGCCGGGCCGCTACCTGGTGACCGAGACGACCCCACCTGAGGAGGCGACCGCCCGCTTCCGCTGGATGCGGACGCAGCAGCTCCTCACGCTGAACATCCTGCGCTCACACGGCCTGATCCGCGAGGACGAGTACGCGCGGGCAGCAGCGGAGCCGCTCCAGCCCCGCCTCTGGCGCGTGGAATACGCGGGGGGCGGTCCCGACCTGCGGGTCGTCAGCGCGGCCCGCAACCCGGACTACCGCAGCGAGCCGGAGCCGGTGTGGGCCATTCAGGAACTGGTCCGGCGCGAACTGCGGGCGGCGGGGCTGGACCCCCGGCGCGTCGGGCGGGTGGTGCTGACGCTGGACGGCGCGGCGCAGGCGGCGCTGGTCCGCCGCGTGACCGGCAACGGGGCCACCGGACAGAGGCCCGCCGGGGTGGCCGAGGGGGCCGCCGTCGTGGACGTGCAGGGGGGCGGCATCCTCGCGCTCGCCAGCAGCACGGGCGGCGACCAGAGCAGCCAGCCGGGCAAACAGTGGGCGGCGACCGCCCGCCGTCCGGTGGCCAGCACGGTCAAGCCGCTGCTCTACGCCACGGCGTTCGGGGAAGGGTTGAGCCAGCTCAGCACCTTCCGGGACGCGCCGACCAACTACGCCGGGCAGGCCATCCGCAACAACTCCGGCACCTTCCTGAACCGCGCCGTGACGGTGCGCGAGGCCAACGCCCGCAGCCTGAACACGGTCGCCGTGCAGGTCGGGACCGAACGGGAGGCGGCGCTGCGGCGCGTGCTGGAGAGCGTCGGCTACGCCGAGGACACCAACAACCACTCCAGTCCGGCGCTGGGCACCTACCGTTCCTCGCCGCTGGGGGTGGCGGCCGCCTATGCCAGCTTCGCCAATGGCGGCGAGCTGTGCCAGCCGCACCTGCTCGCGGAAGCGTATGACCGCTCGGGCCGTCCCCTGCCGCTGCCACGCCGGGCCTGCGTGCCGCTGTGGAGCGGGGCCGTCGCGTATGAAACCTTCGACATGTTGACCGGCGCGGTGAACGACCCGGCGGGACACGTCCACTTCCTGCGCGCGCCCCTGTCCCAGCGCCTGCTGGGGACCGCCGTGCCGCTCGGCGCCAAGTCCGGCACGACGGACGACGTGCGCGATACCTGGTGTGCCGGGGTCACGCCCCAGTACGCGATGGGCGTCTGGATCGGTGATCCCCAGGGCGTGCAGAGCGTGCCCGCCGACCTCTACCGCGACCAGGCGGCCTGCCGCGAAATCGGGCTGCTGCGCGAGCTGCCGCATACAGTGACAAGCCTCGATGTGCCGGGGGGCATCACGCGGGTGGGCGGCGTGGCCGTCCCCGCGCCTGGCGCCAATGTGCAGAATCCCCCTCCTCCCTCTCCCAACCGCTGA
- a CDS encoding class I SAM-dependent methyltransferase — MGLDFSRRAADLHERMDEPDCDLPTLRRTYAQFATVNALVAGWRQVYLRELRPRLSPGRTMTLLDIGCGGGDVPLRLAHWARRDGLRLRVTAIDADERAVAYASPLAQPGVEFRQALSGDLVREGQRFDFVTSNHLLHHLTDPELVALLRDSERLCRVRVLHSDLARSPLAYRLFSVGARLFPGTFIHEDGLLSIRRSYTAAELAALVPPGWAVRPLFPFRYLLTYTGPNA, encoded by the coding sequence ATGGGACTGGATTTCTCGCGGCGGGCCGCGGACCTGCATGAGCGCATGGACGAGCCGGACTGCGACCTGCCCACGCTGAGGCGCACCTACGCGCAGTTCGCCACCGTTAACGCGCTGGTGGCAGGCTGGCGACAGGTGTACCTGCGGGAACTGCGGCCCCGGCTCTCCCCCGGGCGGACCATGACCCTGCTGGACATCGGCTGCGGCGGCGGGGACGTGCCGCTCCGGCTGGCCCACTGGGCACGGCGCGACGGGCTGCGGCTGCGGGTGACCGCCATTGACGCCGACGAACGCGCCGTCGCCTACGCCTCGCCCCTTGCTCAGCCCGGCGTCGAGTTCCGGCAGGCCCTCAGCGGCGACCTGGTGCGGGAGGGCCAGCGGTTCGACTTCGTCACCTCCAACCACCTGCTGCACCACCTCACCGACCCGGAACTGGTCGCCCTGCTGCGCGACAGCGAGCGGCTGTGCCGCGTCCGGGTGCTCCACAGCGACCTGGCCCGCAGTCCGCTGGCCTACCGCCTGTTCAGCGTGGGGGCGCGGCTCTTTCCCGGCACCTTCATCCACGAGGACGGCCTGCTGTCGATCCGGCGCAGCTATACGGCGGCCGAACTCGCGGCGCTCGTCCCCCCGGGCTGGGCAGTCCGGCCCCTCTTTCCCTTTCGCTACCTGCTGACCTACACGGGGCCGAATGCTTGA
- a CDS encoding FAD-dependent oxidoreductase: protein MLDVLIVGGGPVGLFLGCLLAQRGLRVQVLERRAEPGVHSRAIGIHPPALEAFEPAGLTQPLLDAGVRITRGLVRGEEGLLGELDFRAASPRYPFILSLPQRDTERLLERRLQDLAPGVLRGGAEVRALHDCGSHVAVTFRADGRARTVQARLVVGADGRRSLVRRLAGIGYPGGTYADKYLMGDFPDTTAFGDAAVIFLTGAGVVESFPLPGWQRRWVVRTATLRGGAQARDLGTLVQGRTGFFLPAGECTMLSAFEVRHHLAARLVAGRVLLVGDAAHEVSPIGGQGMNLGWLDAAALAPLLEEAVADLAAAGPALRRYERRRLRFARLATRQAEFNMLFGRPARGGARRVREEALRGLLSPPVQPLLARAFTMGWL, encoded by the coding sequence ATGCTTGACGTGCTGATCGTGGGGGGCGGCCCGGTCGGGCTGTTCCTCGGGTGCCTGCTGGCGCAGCGGGGGCTGAGGGTTCAGGTGCTGGAGCGCCGCGCGGAGCCGGGCGTCCACTCGCGCGCCATCGGCATCCATCCGCCAGCGTTGGAGGCGTTCGAGCCCGCAGGACTGACCCAGCCCCTGCTGGACGCCGGGGTCCGCATCACCCGTGGCCTGGTGCGCGGCGAGGAGGGCCTGCTGGGCGAACTGGATTTCCGCGCCGCCTCACCCCGTTACCCCTTCATCCTCTCGCTGCCCCAGCGGGACACCGAGCGTCTGCTGGAGCGCCGTCTTCAGGACCTCGCCCCGGGGGTCCTGCGGGGGGGGGCCGAGGTGCGGGCGCTGCACGACTGCGGTTCGCACGTGGCCGTGACCTTTCGGGCAGACGGACGGGCGCGGACTGTCCAGGCCCGCCTCGTGGTGGGCGCCGACGGTCGGCGCAGCCTGGTCCGGCGACTGGCGGGCATCGGCTATCCCGGCGGCACCTACGCGGACAAGTACCTGATGGGGGATTTCCCGGACACCACCGCTTTCGGTGACGCGGCGGTGATCTTTTTGACCGGGGCGGGCGTGGTGGAGTCCTTTCCCCTGCCGGGCTGGCAGCGGCGCTGGGTCGTCCGCACGGCCACGCTGCGCGGCGGGGCGCAGGCGCGCGACCTCGGGACGTTGGTGCAGGGCCGCACCGGCTTTTTCCTTCCGGCAGGGGAGTGCACCATGCTCAGCGCCTTCGAGGTGCGGCACCACCTGGCCGCCCGGCTGGTGGCGGGCCGGGTGCTGCTGGTCGGCGACGCGGCGCACGAGGTCAGCCCCATCGGGGGGCAGGGCATGAACCTGGGCTGGCTGGACGCGGCCGCGCTCGCGCCGCTGCTGGAAGAGGCCGTGGCAGACCTGGCGGCTGCGGGACCGGCGCTGCGGCGCTACGAGCGACGGCGGCTCCGGTTCGCCCGGCTCGCCACCCGGCAGGCCGAGTTCAATATGCTGTTCGGACGCCCGGCCCGTGGAGGGGCGCGGCGCGTGCGGGAAGAGGCGCTGCGTGGCCTCCTCTCGCCTCCCGTCCAGCCCCTGCTGGCGCGGGCCTTTACGATGGGCTGGCTGTGA
- a CDS encoding glycosyltransferase gives MPNILIASQPIAGHVLPLVPIVRELRSRGHGVRWYTGRKYARQVEGSGATWEPFVHARDYDDADFGSAFPGRDQRRGLRQLQFDVRHIFVGQIEGQRQDLRDVARGWPYDLVLADQTVAAALLHEELGGPPCALLGVLPLGIPSRDTAPFGLGLAPDASPLGHLRNGLLAWATRRVIFGTVSRELEAICRRLGLPPRAFVPPVAPSLMLQPTVPAFEYPRSDLPPQLHFIGPLIPEGPARPLPEWWPEVLAAERPVVLVTQGTLATDPRHLIAPALEALAGEDVLVVAAGVREEVLPGPLPHNARVTPFVPFSRLLPHVAVYVTNGGYGGVQQALTCGVPCVVAGRSEDKAEVAARVAHTGVGLNLRTDRPVPERVRRAVRTLLDDGRFRERAGKLGAELRAHNAPREAADLLEALIARKGERHG, from the coding sequence TTGCCAAACATCCTGATCGCCTCACAACCCATCGCCGGACACGTGCTGCCCCTGGTCCCGATTGTCCGGGAACTTCGCTCGCGGGGGCATGGAGTGCGCTGGTATACCGGGCGCAAGTATGCCCGGCAGGTGGAGGGCAGCGGCGCCACCTGGGAACCTTTCGTCCACGCCCGCGACTACGACGACGCGGACTTCGGCTCGGCCTTCCCGGGAAGGGACCAGCGGCGCGGCCTGCGTCAGCTCCAGTTCGATGTCCGGCACATCTTCGTGGGGCAGATCGAGGGGCAACGGCAAGACCTGCGGGATGTGGCGCGCGGCTGGCCGTACGATTTGGTGCTGGCCGACCAGACGGTCGCGGCGGCCCTGCTGCACGAGGAACTCGGGGGTCCCCCCTGCGCCCTGCTGGGCGTGCTGCCGCTGGGCATCCCCAGCCGGGACACCGCGCCCTTCGGGCTGGGCCTCGCCCCGGACGCCTCACCGCTGGGTCATCTTCGTAACGGCTTGCTGGCCTGGGCCACGCGGCGGGTGATCTTCGGCACCGTCTCGCGCGAACTGGAAGCGATCTGCCGCCGTCTGGGCCTGCCGCCACGGGCCTTCGTTCCCCCGGTCGCGCCCAGCCTGATGCTGCAACCCACGGTCCCCGCGTTCGAGTACCCCCGGAGCGACCTGCCCCCGCAACTGCATTTCATCGGTCCCCTGATTCCCGAAGGCCCGGCTCGCCCACTGCCGGAGTGGTGGCCGGAAGTGCTGGCCGCAGAACGTCCGGTGGTCCTGGTCACGCAGGGCACCCTCGCCACCGACCCCCGGCACCTGATCGCCCCGGCGCTGGAGGCGCTGGCGGGCGAGGACGTGCTGGTGGTCGCGGCGGGGGTACGTGAGGAGGTCCTGCCCGGTCCTTTGCCCCACAATGCGCGCGTGACGCCCTTTGTCCCCTTCTCCCGGCTGTTGCCCCACGTCGCCGTGTACGTGACCAACGGCGGCTACGGCGGCGTGCAGCAGGCGCTGACGTGCGGCGTCCCCTGCGTGGTCGCGGGCCGCAGCGAGGACAAGGCCGAGGTGGCCGCCCGCGTGGCCCACACCGGAGTGGGCCTCAACCTCAGGACCGACCGGCCCGTGCCGGAGCGGGTGCGCCGGGCGGTGCGGACGCTGCTGGACGACGGGCGGTTTCGCGAACGGGCCGGGAAGCTGGGCGCGGAGCTGCGCGCCCACAACGCCCCGCGGGAGGCGGCGGACCTGCTGGAGGCCCTGATCGCGCGCAAGGGGGAGCGGCATGGCTGA
- a CDS encoding PIG-L deacetylase family protein produces the protein MPRLRRPPARPVLLGTLLLTLLALAAWINLPLVGRVFDRSADRVAALPAVSPFRPGQRVLVLSPHPDDETLCCAGMIQQAESAGAQVFIAWATAGDGFEFDAVLTQKTLRPGPQQMRRLGDLRVEEAQRAAAVLGVPPTRTFMLGYPDGGLFRLFTTNYAEPYTSPRTRASAVYVRGALTPGAPYTGRALETDLLRVLDRVRPDVVLAPAPQDFHPDHHTLSFIALRLMSARQQEDRLRFWVVHGGLEWPLPKGLHTNLPLTLPPLAARLPWERVDLTAAQEQRKLEAVGTYRTQTRVLGRFMHAFVRQNELLSPEPLPEQGQAPQRSRAGP, from the coding sequence ATGCCCCGACTCAGACGACCCCCTGCCCGGCCTGTCCTCCTGGGCACGCTGCTCCTGACTCTGCTCGCGCTGGCCGCCTGGATCAACCTGCCGCTGGTCGGCCGGGTGTTCGACCGCAGTGCCGACCGCGTCGCCGCTCTCCCCGCCGTGTCCCCCTTCCGGCCAGGCCAGCGGGTGCTGGTGCTCTCGCCGCACCCCGACGACGAGACGCTGTGCTGCGCCGGAATGATCCAGCAGGCAGAGAGCGCCGGAGCGCAGGTCTTCATCGCCTGGGCCACCGCCGGGGACGGCTTCGAGTTCGACGCGGTCCTCACGCAGAAGACGCTGCGTCCCGGTCCGCAGCAGATGCGCCGCCTGGGGGACCTCCGCGTGGAGGAAGCCCAGCGGGCCGCCGCCGTGCTGGGCGTGCCGCCCACGCGGACCTTCATGCTGGGCTACCCGGATGGTGGGCTCTTCCGCCTGTTCACCACCAACTACGCCGAACCCTACACCTCGCCGCGCACCCGCGCGTCGGCCGTGTACGTGCGCGGCGCCCTGACCCCCGGTGCGCCCTACACCGGCCGGGCGCTGGAAACCGATCTGCTGCGGGTGCTGGACCGGGTGCGGCCGGACGTGGTCCTGGCCCCCGCCCCACAGGATTTCCACCCGGATCATCACACGCTGTCCTTCATCGCGCTGCGCCTGATGAGCGCACGGCAACAGGAAGACCGCCTGCGTTTCTGGGTGGTCCACGGCGGGCTGGAGTGGCCCCTGCCCAAGGGCCTGCACACCAATCTGCCGCTGACGCTGCCTCCTCTCGCTGCACGGCTCCCCTGGGAACGGGTGGACCTGACGGCCGCGCAGGAGCAGCGCAAGCTGGAGGCCGTGGGCACCTACCGGACCCAGACGCGCGTGCTGGGCCGCTTCATGCACGCCTTCGTGCGGCAGAACGAACTCCTCAGCCCCGAACCGCTCCCCGAACAGGGCCAGGCCCCGCAACGTTCACGCGCCGGGCCGTGA
- a CDS encoding DUF1345 domain-containing protein, with protein sequence MTLPDSPAPPESLWPARLVIVAVIGLNLALSEQLTFGPTWLLPSLELLLLLPLSFLRGRERWRVHRLGQPPVALFRLTRWLALGLIGLLHFTNLASLVLLILSLLSGQGTSGVNLLAGALNIWVTNVLVFSLWYWELDQGGPLFRRRCGQPLDFLFPQTNAPALAPAWRPEYLDYLFVAFTNAAAFSPTDTMPLTRRIKLLMTIQSATSMLTVVLVASRAVNILK encoded by the coding sequence ATGACGCTCCCTGACTCCCCCGCCCCGCCGGAGTCGCTGTGGCCCGCCCGGCTGGTCATCGTCGCGGTGATCGGCCTGAACCTGGCGCTGAGTGAACAGCTCACCTTCGGTCCGACCTGGCTGCTGCCCAGTCTGGAACTGCTGCTGCTGCTGCCCCTCAGCTTCCTGCGGGGCCGGGAACGCTGGCGGGTTCACCGGCTGGGACAGCCACCTGTGGCGTTGTTCCGCCTCACGCGCTGGTTGGCGCTGGGATTGATCGGCCTGCTGCACTTCACCAACCTGGCCTCGCTGGTGCTGCTGATCCTCAGCCTGCTCAGCGGGCAGGGCACGTCCGGCGTGAACCTGCTGGCCGGGGCCCTCAACATCTGGGTCACCAATGTGCTGGTCTTCTCGCTGTGGTACTGGGAACTGGATCAGGGCGGGCCGCTGTTTCGCCGCCGCTGTGGGCAACCGCTGGATTTCCTGTTCCCGCAGACGAACGCGCCCGCCCTGGCCCCGGCCTGGCGGCCTGAATACCTCGATTACCTCTTCGTGGCCTTTACCAATGCCGCCGCGTTCAGCCCCACCGACACCATGCCCCTCACCCGCCGCATCAAGCTGCTGATGACGATTCAGTCCGCGACCTCCATGCTGACGGTGGTGCTGGTCGCCAGCCGCGCCGTCAATATCCTGAAGTGA